Proteins from a genomic interval of Xanthomonas sp. AM6:
- the yeiP gene encoding elongation factor P-like protein YeiP, which produces MKANEIKKGNVVEYNNGVYQIRDIERSSPQGRGGNVRFRFVMYSVPGGNKLDASFDGDDDLREVELMRRQATFSYKDGEAFVFLDDEDYTPYTLDADVIGDDAGYITEGLTGIYVQVIDDLPVAVQLPQSVTLEVVETPPELKGGTATKRPKPAKLNTGIEIMVPEYIGNGERVLVNTTTGEFAGRAD; this is translated from the coding sequence ATGAAAGCCAACGAAATCAAGAAAGGCAACGTCGTCGAGTACAACAACGGCGTGTACCAGATCCGCGACATCGAGCGCAGCTCGCCGCAGGGCCGCGGCGGCAACGTGCGCTTCCGCTTCGTGATGTACAGCGTGCCGGGCGGCAACAAGCTCGACGCCAGCTTCGACGGCGACGACGACCTGCGCGAGGTGGAGCTGATGCGCCGCCAGGCCACCTTCTCGTACAAGGACGGCGAGGCGTTCGTGTTCCTGGACGACGAGGACTACACCCCGTACACGCTCGACGCCGACGTGATCGGCGACGACGCCGGCTACATCACCGAGGGCCTGACCGGCATCTACGTGCAGGTCATCGACGACCTGCCGGTGGCGGTGCAGCTGCCGCAGAGCGTGACCCTGGAAGTAGTCGAGACTCCGCCGGAGCTCAAGGGCGGCACCGCGACCAAGCGGCCCAAGCCGGCCAAGCTCAACACCGGGATCGAGATCATGGTGCCGGAGTACATCGGCAACGGCGAGCGCGTGCTGGTCAACACCACCACCGGCGAGTTCGCCGGACGCGCGGACTGA
- a CDS encoding SDR family oxidoreductase, producing the protein MQLADIRAVVTGGVSGLGLAVAQRIVADGGKVALFDLNDDKGAAAVAALGAAQARYFRTDVADEAQVASQLGAARDFLGGLNAAINCAGILGAGRVLGKEAPMALATFQGTVMVNLVGSFNVAKAAADLMQHNPPGEDGERGAIVNTASVAAYEGQIGQAAYAASKGGVVAMTLPMARELARFGIRVNTIAPGIFWTPMVDGMPEAVQQSLSASIPFPPRLGRPEEFADTVMFLLRNRYLNGEVIRLDGAVRLAPK; encoded by the coding sequence ATGCAGCTTGCCGATATCCGCGCGGTGGTCACCGGCGGCGTTTCCGGTCTCGGCCTGGCGGTCGCGCAGCGCATCGTCGCCGACGGCGGCAAGGTCGCGCTGTTCGACCTCAACGACGACAAGGGCGCGGCCGCGGTCGCCGCGCTCGGCGCGGCGCAGGCGCGCTACTTCCGTACCGACGTCGCCGACGAGGCGCAGGTGGCGTCGCAGCTCGGCGCCGCGCGCGACTTCCTCGGCGGGCTCAATGCCGCGATCAACTGCGCCGGCATCCTCGGCGCCGGCCGCGTGCTCGGCAAGGAGGCGCCGATGGCACTGGCCACGTTCCAGGGCACGGTGATGGTCAACCTGGTCGGCAGCTTCAACGTCGCCAAGGCCGCCGCCGACCTGATGCAGCACAACCCGCCGGGCGAGGACGGCGAGCGCGGCGCGATCGTCAACACCGCCAGCGTCGCCGCCTACGAAGGCCAGATCGGCCAGGCCGCCTATGCCGCCTCCAAGGGCGGCGTGGTGGCGATGACCCTGCCGATGGCGCGCGAACTGGCGCGCTTCGGCATCCGCGTCAACACCATCGCCCCGGGCATCTTCTGGACCCCGATGGTGGACGGCATGCCCGAGGCGGTGCAGCAGTCGCTGTCCGCCTCGATCCCGTTCCCGCCGCGGCTCGGCCGCCCGGAGGAATTCGCCGACACGGTGATGTTCCTGCTGCGCAACCGCTACCTCAACGGCGAGGTCATCCGCCTTGACGGGGCGGTACGCTTGGCGCCCAAGTAG
- a CDS encoding ferrous iron transporter B, with protein MSAERAPLRLALVGNPNCGKTALFNQLTGSKQKVANYAGVTVERKEGRFRAPSGRDFAVLDLPGAYSLQPASLDEAITRDLCRGFYPGEPAPDVLVCVVDATNLRLHLRFALELRELGKPMLVALNMVDAAQRRGIRIDRQALEDALGVPVIETVAVRRNGARALVERLDALAPALPPPVAPAEGQGDYHQQVRRILAAAVSMPSRTSRIDDALDRWLLHPVFGLLTLAVVMFLIFQAVYAWAAPLMDLIDGGSKALGAWVGSTLPEGPLNSLLVNGIIAGLGGVVIFLPQILILFAFILALEESGYLPRAAFLLDRMMAAAGLSGRSFIPLLSSFACAVPGIMSTRSIQDPRDRLATILVAPLMTCSARLPVYALLIGAFIPQKQVWGVFNQQGLVLFGLYFAAIASALAVSWTMKKWRRDKGEHPLLLELPSYRVPHLRDLALGLWERAAIFLKRVGGIILALTILLWFLLSFPAAPADATLPAIDYSFAGRIGHAMTTVFAPLGFNWQICIALIPGLAAREVAVASLATVYALSEVDDDAAAQALSPLIHDGWSLATALSLLVWYIYAPMCISTLATIKRETNSWKQMSFAAFYLFALAYLASLFTYQVAVALGAG; from the coding sequence ATGAGCGCCGAACGCGCACCGCTGCGCCTGGCCCTGGTCGGCAACCCGAACTGCGGCAAGACCGCGCTGTTCAACCAGCTCACCGGCAGCAAGCAGAAGGTGGCCAACTACGCCGGCGTCACCGTCGAGCGCAAGGAAGGCCGCTTCCGCGCGCCGTCCGGGCGCGACTTCGCGGTGCTCGACCTGCCCGGCGCCTACAGCCTGCAGCCGGCCAGCCTGGACGAGGCGATCACCCGCGACCTGTGCCGCGGCTTCTACCCGGGCGAACCGGCGCCGGACGTGCTGGTGTGCGTGGTCGACGCCACCAACCTGCGCCTGCACCTGCGCTTCGCGCTGGAGCTGCGCGAGCTGGGCAAGCCGATGCTGGTGGCGCTGAACATGGTCGACGCCGCGCAGCGACGCGGCATCCGGATCGACCGCCAGGCGCTGGAAGACGCGCTCGGCGTGCCGGTGATCGAGACCGTGGCGGTGCGCCGCAACGGCGCCAGGGCGCTGGTCGAGCGGCTCGACGCGCTGGCGCCGGCATTGCCGCCGCCGGTGGCGCCGGCCGAAGGGCAGGGCGACTACCACCAGCAGGTGCGGCGCATCCTCGCCGCGGCGGTGTCGATGCCCAGCCGCACCTCGCGCATCGACGACGCGCTGGACCGCTGGTTGCTGCACCCGGTCTTCGGGCTGCTGACCCTGGCGGTGGTGATGTTCCTGATCTTCCAGGCGGTGTATGCCTGGGCGGCGCCGCTGATGGACCTGATCGACGGCGGCAGCAAGGCGCTCGGCGCCTGGGTCGGCTCGACCCTGCCGGAAGGCCCGCTCAACAGCCTGCTGGTCAACGGCATCATCGCCGGCCTCGGCGGGGTGGTGATCTTCCTGCCGCAGATCCTGATCCTGTTCGCCTTCATCCTGGCGCTGGAGGAATCGGGCTACCTGCCGCGCGCGGCGTTCCTGCTCGACCGCATGATGGCGGCGGCCGGCCTGTCCGGGCGCTCGTTCATCCCGCTGCTGTCCAGCTTCGCCTGCGCGGTGCCCGGGATCATGTCCACGCGCAGCATCCAGGACCCGCGCGACCGCCTGGCCACGATCCTGGTCGCGCCGCTGATGACCTGCTCGGCGCGGCTGCCGGTGTACGCGCTGCTGATCGGCGCGTTCATCCCGCAGAAGCAGGTGTGGGGCGTGTTCAACCAGCAGGGGCTGGTGCTGTTCGGGCTGTATTTCGCCGCGATCGCCAGCGCGCTGGCGGTGTCGTGGACGATGAAGAAGTGGCGCCGCGACAAGGGCGAGCATCCGCTGCTGCTGGAACTGCCCTCGTACCGCGTGCCGCACCTGCGCGACCTGGCGCTGGGGCTGTGGGAGCGCGCGGCGATCTTCCTCAAGCGCGTCGGCGGCATCATCCTGGCGCTGACCATCCTGCTGTGGTTCCTGCTGTCGTTCCCGGCCGCGCCGGCCGACGCCACGCTGCCGGCGATCGACTACAGCTTCGCCGGGCGCATCGGCCATGCGATGACCACGGTGTTCGCGCCGCTGGGCTTCAATTGGCAGATCTGCATCGCGCTGATTCCCGGCCTGGCCGCGCGCGAGGTGGCGGTGGCGTCGCTGGCGACGGTGTACGCGCTGTCGGAGGTCGACGACGATGCCGCCGCGCAGGCGCTGTCGCCGCTGATCCACGATGGGTGGTCGCTGGCCACCGCGTTGTCGCTGCTGGTCTGGTACATCTACGCGCCGATGTGCATCTCCACGCTGGCCACGATCAAGCGCGAGACCAACTCGTGGAAGCAGATGAGCTTCGCCGCGTTCTACCTGTTCGCGCTGGCCTACCTGGCCTCGCTGTTCACCTACCAGGTCGCGGTGGCGCTGGGAGCGGGCTGA
- the carA gene encoding glutamine-hydrolyzing carbamoyl-phosphate synthase small subunit, with translation MTQPAILVLEDGTVFEGESVGATGLSVGEVVFNTAMTGYQEIVTDPSYARQLVTLTYPHIGNTGCTDQDDEAAQVWSAGLIVRDVPRRPSSWRSQVSLPDWLIQRGVVAIAGIDTRKLTRILREKGAQNGALMAGEVNVDTALEAARKFPGLKGMDLAKVVSTDKAYPWRDGQLDLDSNAFAQAAPKYKVVAYDYGVKLNILRMLAERGCEVTVVPAQTPAAEVLAMNPDGVFLSNGPGDPAPCDYAIAAIKEFVARKIPTFGICLGHQLLALAAGAQTLKMGHGHHGANHPVQDLDSGRVMITSQNHGFAVDEASLPANVRVTHRSLFDGTNQGIELTDAPAFSFQGHPEASPGPRDVAPLFDRFTALMAAAA, from the coding sequence GTGACTCAACCCGCAATCCTTGTCCTTGAAGACGGCACCGTGTTCGAGGGCGAATCCGTAGGCGCCACCGGCCTGTCGGTCGGCGAAGTGGTGTTCAACACCGCGATGACCGGCTACCAGGAGATCGTGACCGATCCGTCCTACGCCCGCCAGCTGGTCACCCTGACCTACCCGCATATCGGCAACACCGGCTGCACCGACCAGGACGACGAGGCCGCCCAGGTCTGGTCGGCCGGCCTGATCGTGCGCGACGTGCCGCGCCGCCCCAGCAGCTGGCGCAGCCAGGTGTCGCTGCCGGACTGGCTGATCCAGCGCGGCGTGGTCGCCATCGCCGGCATCGACACCCGCAAGCTGACCCGCATCCTGCGCGAGAAGGGCGCCCAGAACGGCGCGCTGATGGCCGGCGAGGTGAACGTGGACACGGCGCTGGAAGCGGCGCGCAAGTTCCCCGGCCTGAAGGGCATGGACCTGGCCAAGGTGGTGTCCACCGACAAGGCCTACCCGTGGCGCGACGGCCAGCTCGACCTGGACAGCAACGCGTTCGCGCAGGCCGCGCCGAAGTACAAGGTCGTCGCTTACGACTACGGGGTGAAGCTCAACATCCTGCGCATGCTCGCCGAGCGCGGCTGCGAGGTCACCGTGGTGCCGGCGCAGACGCCCGCGGCGGAAGTGCTGGCGATGAACCCGGACGGCGTGTTCCTGTCCAACGGCCCGGGCGATCCGGCGCCGTGCGACTACGCGATCGCGGCGATCAAGGAATTCGTGGCCAGGAAGATCCCGACCTTCGGCATCTGCCTGGGCCACCAACTGCTGGCGCTGGCCGCCGGCGCGCAGACCCTGAAGATGGGCCACGGCCACCACGGCGCCAACCATCCGGTGCAGGACCTGGACAGCGGCCGGGTGATGATCACCTCGCAGAACCACGGCTTCGCGGTCGACGAAGCGTCGCTGCCGGCCAACGTGCGGGTGACCCACCGCTCGCTGTTCGACGGCACCAACCAGGGCATCGAACTGACCGACGCGCCGGCCTTCAGCTTCCAGGGCCACCCGGAAGCCTCGCCGGGCCCGCGCGACGTGGCGCCGCTGTTCGACCGCTTCACCGCGCTGATGGCGGCCGCCGCCTGA
- a CDS encoding FeoA family protein, with amino-acid sequence MTLSDMPLRSTALVETVHDRQPNDAIARRLRELGFVAGEQVQVLASGPVGGEPLLVQVGYTRFALRRSEAARVQVSASAGAQP; translated from the coding sequence GTGACGTTGTCCGATATGCCGTTGCGCAGCACCGCCCTCGTCGAGACCGTGCACGACCGCCAGCCCAACGACGCCATCGCGCGCCGCCTGCGCGAGCTGGGCTTCGTCGCCGGCGAGCAGGTGCAGGTGCTGGCGAGCGGCCCGGTCGGCGGCGAGCCGTTGCTGGTGCAGGTCGGCTATACGCGCTTCGCCCTGCGCCGCAGCGAAGCGGCGCGGGTACAGGTCAGCGCCAGCGCCGGGGCGCAGCCATGA
- the dapB gene encoding 4-hydroxy-tetrahydrodipicolinate reductase: protein MTTSPVRVLIHGASGRMGQALLRLAVQEPALQVVAAVIRRAPAQRVADGVPYFAAAELNGAPAFDVAVDFSLPQGFDPVLALCVARGAALVSGTTGLDEAQRQALAAAAERIPLIWASNFSLGVAVLNELVERAAAALPGWDCDIVESHHVHKQDAPSGTALTLGEAAAHGGAQPRYASLRAGDIVGEHLVQFAGLGERVELVHRASNRDIFARGALHAAARLPGRAPGAYRLRDLLG from the coding sequence ATGACGACTTCCCCCGTGCGTGTGTTGATACATGGTGCGTCCGGCCGCATGGGCCAGGCGCTGTTGCGGCTGGCCGTGCAGGAGCCGGCGTTGCAGGTGGTGGCGGCGGTGATCCGTCGCGCGCCGGCGCAGCGCGTCGCCGACGGGGTGCCGTACTTCGCCGCGGCTGAGCTGAACGGCGCGCCGGCGTTCGACGTGGCGGTGGACTTCAGCCTGCCGCAGGGCTTCGACCCGGTGCTGGCGCTGTGCGTGGCGCGCGGTGCGGCGCTGGTGTCCGGCACCACCGGGCTGGACGAGGCGCAGCGGCAGGCGCTGGCCGCCGCGGCCGAGCGCATCCCGCTGATCTGGGCGTCGAACTTCAGCCTCGGCGTGGCGGTGCTGAACGAGCTGGTGGAACGCGCCGCCGCGGCGCTGCCGGGCTGGGACTGCGACATCGTCGAATCGCACCACGTGCACAAGCAGGACGCCCCCTCCGGCACCGCGCTGACCCTGGGCGAGGCGGCCGCGCACGGCGGCGCGCAGCCGCGCTACGCCAGCCTGCGCGCCGGCGACATCGTAGGCGAGCACCTGGTGCAGTTCGCCGGGCTCGGCGAGCGGGTGGAGCTGGTGCACCGCGCCAGCAACCGCGACATCTTCGCCCGCGGCGCACTGCACGCCGCCGCGCGCCTGCCGGGCCGCGCGCCCGGGGCCTACCGGCTGCGCGACCTGCTCGGCTGA
- a CDS encoding DUF6587 family protein, whose translation MSTSLLLQYLVIALAVLVSAWVVLKKQFPGTARKLRGAIALRLLRPGRAAWLQAVGRRIAPAATGGGGACGGCDSCGPTPPRRQ comes from the coding sequence ATGAGCACTTCGTTGCTGCTGCAGTACCTGGTGATCGCGCTGGCGGTGTTGGTCAGCGCCTGGGTGGTGCTGAAGAAGCAGTTTCCCGGCACCGCGCGCAAGTTGCGCGGCGCCATCGCCCTGCGCCTGCTCAGGCCGGGCCGCGCGGCGTGGCTGCAGGCGGTGGGCCGCAGGATCGCGCCGGCGGCCACGGGCGGCGGCGGAGCCTGCGGCGGTTGTGACAGCTGCGGTCCGACGCCGCCGCGGCGGCAGTGA
- a CDS encoding VOC family protein — protein sequence MSALDHIGLRCADLERSLAFYRAALAALGLDIVMEVSAAQSGDRHHVGFGRDGKPSFWLTDGAPGPGGALHLAFVAASRAQVDAFHRAGLAAGGRDHGAPGLRAYYHPDYYAAFVLDPDGHNIEAVCHRPAGA from the coding sequence GTGAGCGCGCTCGACCACATCGGCCTGCGCTGCGCCGACCTGGAGCGCAGTCTGGCCTTCTATCGCGCCGCACTGGCCGCGCTCGGGCTGGACATCGTGATGGAAGTGAGCGCGGCGCAGAGCGGCGACCGCCACCACGTCGGCTTCGGCCGCGACGGCAAGCCCAGCTTCTGGCTGACCGACGGCGCGCCCGGCCCCGGCGGCGCGCTGCACCTGGCCTTCGTCGCCGCCAGCCGCGCGCAGGTGGACGCGTTCCATCGCGCCGGGCTGGCCGCCGGCGGCCGCGACCATGGCGCGCCCGGCCTGCGCGCGTATTACCACCCCGACTACTACGCGGCCTTCGTGCTGGATCCGGACGGCCACAACATCGAGGCCGTCTGCCACCGGCCGGCAGGCGCCTGA
- a CDS encoding hydroxymethylglutaryl-CoA lyase, which translates to MSDFVRLVEVGPRDGLQNEKAWVATADKIELIAQLSRTGLRSIEATSFVSPKWVPQLADAAEVYAGIVPAPGVDYPVLVPNLQGYERAAAVGVREIAVFTAASEAFNRTNTNAGIDESLARFEPVLARAAADGVKVRGYVSTVLGCPYQGAVPLADVVRVARQLHAMGCYEISLGDTIGVGTPGKARAMLRAVAAELPMAALAVHFHDTYGQALANIAACLEEGVRVVDAAVSGAGGCPYAKGASGNVASEDVVYLLHGNGVDTGIDLDALAATGRWLAHKLGRPTGSKVGQALAAA; encoded by the coding sequence ATGAGCGACTTCGTCCGCCTGGTGGAAGTCGGACCGCGCGACGGCCTGCAGAACGAGAAGGCCTGGGTCGCCACCGCCGACAAGATCGAACTGATCGCGCAGCTGTCGCGCACCGGCCTGCGCAGCATCGAGGCGACCAGCTTCGTCAGCCCGAAATGGGTGCCGCAGCTGGCCGACGCGGCCGAGGTCTATGCCGGCATCGTGCCGGCGCCGGGCGTGGACTACCCGGTGCTGGTGCCGAACCTGCAGGGCTACGAGCGCGCGGCCGCGGTCGGCGTGCGCGAGATCGCGGTGTTCACCGCCGCCTCGGAGGCCTTCAACCGCACCAACACCAATGCCGGCATCGACGAATCGCTGGCGCGCTTCGAACCGGTGCTGGCGCGCGCCGCCGCCGACGGGGTCAAGGTGCGCGGCTACGTCTCCACCGTGCTCGGCTGCCCCTACCAGGGCGCGGTGCCGCTGGCCGACGTGGTACGGGTGGCGCGGCAGCTGCACGCGATGGGCTGCTACGAGATCTCGCTGGGCGACACCATCGGCGTCGGCACCCCGGGCAAGGCGCGGGCGATGCTGCGCGCGGTCGCCGCCGAGCTGCCGATGGCGGCGCTGGCGGTGCATTTCCACGACACCTACGGCCAGGCCCTGGCCAACATCGCCGCGTGCCTGGAGGAAGGCGTGCGCGTGGTCGATGCCGCGGTGTCCGGCGCCGGCGGCTGTCCGTACGCCAAGGGCGCCAGCGGCAACGTGGCCAGCGAGGACGTGGTCTACCTGCTGCACGGCAACGGCGTGGACACCGGCATCGACCTGGACGCGCTGGCCGCGACCGGACGCTGGCTGGCGCACAAGCTCGGCCGGCCCACCGGCAGCAAGGTCGGCCAGGCGCTGGCAGCGGCATAA
- a CDS encoding enoyl-CoA hydratase-related protein — translation MSDALLLERSGKVLTLRLNRPEVRNAFDAALIAQLTATLQQVGADPKVKVVVLAGAGAAFSAGADLQWMRSMADASEAENLADALALAQLMRTLDELPKPTVARVHGATFGGAVGLVACCDIAIASTDARFGLSESRLGLLPAVISPYVIAAIGARQARRWFASAEAFDAATATQIGLVHQAVAPGALDAAVQRQVELLGQAGPLAAAGAKALVRRVAAGGDSATLDRDNAALIARLRVSAEGQEGLGAFLDKRDPDWIGFW, via the coding sequence ATGAGCGATGCACTGCTGCTGGAACGCTCGGGCAAGGTCCTGACGTTGCGGCTGAACCGACCCGAGGTGCGCAACGCGTTCGACGCGGCGCTGATCGCGCAACTGACCGCGACGCTGCAGCAGGTCGGTGCCGACCCGAAGGTCAAGGTGGTGGTGCTGGCCGGCGCCGGCGCCGCGTTCTCGGCCGGGGCCGACCTGCAATGGATGCGCTCGATGGCCGACGCCAGCGAGGCCGAGAACCTGGCCGACGCGCTGGCGCTGGCGCAGCTGATGCGCACCCTGGACGAGCTGCCCAAGCCGACCGTGGCGCGGGTGCACGGCGCCACCTTCGGCGGCGCGGTCGGGCTGGTGGCCTGCTGCGACATCGCCATCGCCTCCACCGACGCCCGCTTCGGGCTCAGCGAGAGCCGCCTGGGCCTGCTGCCGGCGGTGATCTCGCCGTACGTGATCGCCGCGATCGGCGCGCGCCAGGCGCGGCGCTGGTTCGCCAGCGCCGAGGCGTTCGACGCGGCCACCGCCACCCAGATCGGCCTGGTGCACCAGGCGGTGGCGCCGGGCGCGCTGGACGCGGCGGTGCAGCGCCAGGTGGAGCTGCTCGGCCAGGCCGGCCCGCTCGCCGCCGCCGGCGCCAAGGCGCTGGTGCGCCGCGTCGCCGCCGGCGGCGACAGCGCCACGCTGGATCGCGACAATGCCGCGCTGATCGCGCGGCTGCGGGTCTCGGCCGAAGGCCAGGAAGGGCTGGGCGCATTCCTGGACAAGCGCGACCCGGACTGGATCGGCTTCTGGTGA
- a CDS encoding MOSC domain-containing protein, with translation MTSAVLDLGVEAVLVGRARDFTRPGSRSAIDKRPQPGRLRIGPEGLELDEQGDRRVHGGPDKALHHYPRDHYAAWRHELGAHALLDAPGAFGENLSTHGATEADLCLGDRLRLGTALVEVSQSRQPCWKLSDRFGVATLARRVQESGRTGWYYRVLQPGEVAAGDRLTLLERPYPAWSLARLVQLLYRREVDPTQLEQVLELPLVPNWRVLFERRLAQREVESWDKRLLGQPAAE, from the coding sequence ATGACGTCGGCGGTACTGGACCTGGGCGTGGAGGCGGTGCTGGTCGGCCGCGCGCGCGACTTCACCCGGCCCGGCAGCCGCAGCGCGATCGACAAGCGGCCGCAGCCCGGCCGGCTGCGGATCGGCCCCGAAGGCCTGGAACTGGACGAGCAGGGCGACCGCCGCGTGCACGGCGGCCCGGACAAGGCGCTGCACCACTATCCGCGCGACCACTACGCGGCCTGGCGCCACGAACTGGGCGCGCACGCCTTGCTGGACGCGCCCGGCGCCTTCGGCGAGAACCTCAGTACGCACGGCGCCACCGAGGCCGACCTGTGCCTGGGCGACCGGCTGCGGCTGGGCACGGCGCTGGTCGAGGTGTCGCAGTCGCGGCAGCCGTGCTGGAAGTTGTCGGACCGTTTCGGTGTGGCGACGCTGGCGCGGCGCGTGCAGGAAAGCGGCCGCACCGGCTGGTACTACCGCGTGCTGCAACCGGGCGAGGTCGCCGCCGGCGACCGCCTGACCCTGCTGGAGCGGCCGTATCCGGCGTGGTCGCTGGCCCGCCTGGTCCAGCTGCTGTATCGGCGTGAGGTGGACCCGACGCAGCTGGAGCAGGTGCTGGAGCTGCCGCTGGTACCGAACTGGCGCGTGCTGTTCGAGCGACGCCTGGCCCAGCGCGAGGTCGAGAGCTGGGACAAGCGCCTGCTGGGGCAACCGGCGGCGGAGTAG
- a CDS encoding PLP-dependent aminotransferase family protein, which produces MPMTTSFQFSRRAQALTSSAIREILKVTERPEVISFAGGLPSPDTFPIERMQYACDKVLREAPQAALQYGPTEGYLPLREWVAARLSRDGASIRPSQVLITTGSQQGLDLLGKVFIDEGSKVLVETPSYLGALQAFSLFQPAFAAMRSDDDGLVVDALDDAQLAGARFMYCLPNFQNPTGRRLPLHRRQALVQRAAAAGVPIVEDDPYGELCYSGDMLPSLLSMHPDGVIYMGSFSKVLAPGLRLGFVVAPEAVHAKLVQAKQAADLHTPSFSQRIVHEAVQDGFLDAHIPGIRSLYASRCQQMLAALEKYFPSQVRWNRPAGGMFIWVELPAGMDGGALLAKAIERNVAFVPGAPFFAVEPQRNTLRLSFVTVPEARIDAGVRILGELLQAEVAALRGVAA; this is translated from the coding sequence ATGCCGATGACGACCTCCTTCCAGTTTTCCCGCCGTGCGCAGGCGCTGACCAGTTCGGCGATCCGCGAAATCCTCAAGGTCACCGAACGCCCCGAGGTGATCTCCTTCGCCGGCGGCCTGCCGTCGCCGGACACCTTCCCCATCGAACGCATGCAGTACGCCTGCGACAAGGTGCTGCGCGAGGCGCCGCAGGCGGCGCTGCAGTACGGCCCGACCGAAGGCTACCTGCCGCTGCGCGAATGGGTGGCGGCGCGGTTGAGCCGCGACGGCGCCAGCATCCGCCCCAGCCAGGTGCTGATCACCACCGGCTCGCAGCAGGGCCTGGACCTGCTCGGCAAGGTGTTCATCGACGAAGGCAGCAAGGTGCTGGTGGAGACCCCGAGCTACCTCGGCGCGCTGCAGGCGTTCTCGCTGTTCCAGCCCGCGTTCGCGGCGATGCGGTCGGACGACGACGGGCTGGTGGTGGACGCGCTGGACGACGCGCAGCTGGCCGGCGCGCGCTTCATGTACTGCCTGCCGAACTTCCAGAACCCGACCGGGCGGCGCCTGCCGCTGCACCGGCGCCAGGCGCTGGTGCAGCGTGCGGCCGCCGCCGGCGTGCCCATCGTCGAGGACGATCCCTACGGCGAGCTGTGCTACAGCGGCGACATGCTGCCGAGCCTGCTGTCGATGCATCCGGACGGCGTCATCTACATGGGCTCGTTCTCCAAGGTGCTGGCGCCGGGCCTGCGGCTGGGCTTCGTGGTCGCGCCCGAGGCGGTGCACGCCAAGCTGGTGCAGGCCAAGCAGGCGGCGGACCTGCACACGCCCTCGTTCAGCCAGCGCATCGTCCACGAGGCGGTGCAGGACGGCTTCCTGGATGCGCACATTCCCGGCATCCGCAGCCTGTACGCCAGCCGCTGCCAGCAGATGCTCGCAGCGCTGGAGAAGTACTTCCCTTCGCAGGTGCGCTGGAACCGTCCCGCCGGCGGCATGTTCATCTGGGTCGAACTGCCGGCGGGCATGGACGGCGGCGCGCTGCTGGCCAAGGCCATCGAGCGCAACGTCGCCTTCGTCCCGGGCGCGCCGTTCTTCGCGGTCGAGCCGCAGCGCAACACCTTGCGCCTGTCGTTCGTGACCGTGCCGGAAGCGCGCATCGACGCCGGCGTGCGCATCCTCGGCGAACTGCTGCAGGCCGAGGTCGCCGCGCTTCGCGGCGTCGCGGCCTGA